One Thiocapsa bogorovii DNA segment encodes these proteins:
- a CDS encoding BolA family protein: protein MEIEAVAQLIRQGIPGAEVQVSGDGSHFDAVVVSEVFEGLTPIKKQRLVMDTVKPQIASGELHALSIKTLTPAQAAEQVG from the coding sequence TTGGAAATCGAAGCAGTCGCACAACTCATTCGGCAGGGCATCCCGGGCGCCGAGGTCCAGGTCTCCGGCGACGGGAGTCATTTCGACGCCGTTGTCGTCAGCGAGGTCTTCGAGGGCCTCACGCCGATCAAAAAGCAGCGCTTGGTGATGGACACCGTCAAGCCGCAGATCGCAAGCGGGGAACTGCACGCGCTGTCGATCAAAACCTTGACGCCGGCGCAAGCCGCCGAGCAAGTCGGCTGA